A window of the Dongshaea marina genome harbors these coding sequences:
- a CDS encoding choline kinase family protein, with product MVTFQGKRWHNRLAQLLPEPYTRAQFSLLDGGMSNYNFCARVDEQRFFVRCQSEFSSELGIDRFHEVSCQQRAAEAGIAPRVLWHCPEHHCLVSEWLSGCSLGEDPEPVDPVMLAGLVTRLHQLKAPAQHLDLPVRANWYWKNIPDCLKSPERTVLHRKLLAYCQRVKLVSSTFCHHDLNPNNVMQVEGRLWLVDWEYAAAGDPAFDLATILYTHNCDPAWWQQFLRSYSELSGPAWESRIEQMIPLLEWSSWLWAMVMSQGDGAFDCLGYAEQLEHSLRQHQML from the coding sequence TTGGTAACCTTCCAGGGGAAGCGCTGGCACAACCGGCTGGCGCAACTCTTGCCTGAGCCCTATACCAGGGCTCAGTTCTCCCTTCTGGACGGAGGGATGAGCAACTATAACTTTTGTGCCAGGGTGGATGAGCAGCGCTTTTTTGTGCGATGTCAGTCTGAATTTTCCAGTGAGCTGGGCATTGATCGTTTTCATGAGGTAAGTTGTCAGCAGCGGGCCGCCGAGGCCGGGATTGCCCCGCGTGTTCTCTGGCACTGTCCGGAGCATCACTGCCTGGTCAGTGAGTGGCTTAGTGGCTGCTCTCTTGGAGAGGATCCTGAGCCCGTCGATCCGGTCATGCTTGCAGGCCTGGTGACGCGGCTTCATCAGCTTAAGGCCCCGGCGCAGCATCTTGATCTACCGGTGCGCGCTAACTGGTACTGGAAGAATATTCCCGATTGCCTGAAAAGTCCCGAACGGACCGTACTCCACAGAAAGCTGCTGGCCTACTGTCAGCGGGTTAAACTGGTTTCAAGCACCTTTTGTCATCATGATCTCAACCCCAACAATGTGATGCAGGTCGAGGGCAGGTTATGGCTGGTGGATTGGGAATACGCGGCCGCAGGCGATCCCGCCTTTGATCTGGCGACCATTCTCTATACACATAACTGTGATCCCGCCTGGTGGCAGCAGTTCCTTCGCAGTTATTCGGAGCTGTCCGGTCCCGCCTGGGAGTCCAGGATAGAGCAGATGATCCCCCTTCTTGAGTGGAGCTCCTGGCTGTGGGCCATGGTAATGTCTCAGGGAGATGGCGCCTTTGACTGCCTTGGTTACGCCGAGCAGCTAGAGCACTCTCTCAGGCAGCATCAGATGCTGTAA
- the lpoB gene encoding penicillin-binding protein activator LpoB, with product MKKLVVGGLTLAMAATVLSGCSSTVSYQDPNAVETVSVDYGATDLQSIASTMADDMLSSPNLVKLTATRQPVLFVDSIRNKTSEHIDTQSITDSIETKLINSGKFRFVDMTKVKAVRQQLQYQHDSGMVDQATAVQLGKQIGAEFMLYGNLSSIVKSNSSVKDVYYKMTMKLMNLKTGIVVWAGEKQIRKQRKKSFLGW from the coding sequence ATGAAGAAGCTTGTAGTGGGTGGACTCACCCTGGCGATGGCAGCAACTGTGCTTTCAGGGTGTAGCTCGACGGTGAGCTATCAGGACCCGAACGCGGTCGAGACAGTGAGTGTCGACTATGGAGCGACCGATCTACAAAGCATCGCTTCAACCATGGCCGATGATATGCTGTCATCACCCAATCTGGTGAAACTGACCGCAACCCGTCAGCCGGTTCTGTTTGTTGACTCCATTCGCAATAAGACCAGCGAGCATATCGATACTCAGTCAATTACTGACTCGATTGAAACTAAGCTTATCAACTCGGGTAAGTTCCGTTTTGTGGATATGACCAAGGTGAAAGCGGTGCGTCAGCAGCTCCAGTATCAGCATGATTCAGGCATGGTGGATCAGGCGACCGCGGTTCAGCTGGGTAAGCAGATCGGTGCTGAGTTTATGCTCTATGGCAACCTGTCGAGTATCGTTAAGAGCAATAGCAGTGTGAAGGACGTCTACTACAAGATGACCATGAAGCTGATGAACCTCAAGACAGGTATTGTGGTGTGGGCGGGTGAGAAGCAGATCCGCAAGCAGCGCAAGAAGAGCTTTTTGGGTTGGTAA
- a CDS encoding YcfL family protein has product MIKGLIFAALTALLITGCSSNTSGIEGGLKPYTKVSNSWLGGQVVLSDYYQRKVGGILQATAKLTNEDSSDQNLQYRFVWFDNEGFPVAEEQQSWQPITLHGNQSIALRATAPTTSVASFKVSVREVND; this is encoded by the coding sequence ATGATCAAAGGACTCATATTTGCGGCGCTGACAGCGCTGTTAATCACAGGGTGTTCAAGTAATACCTCTGGTATCGAGGGTGGGCTTAAGCCTTATACCAAGGTTAGTAACAGCTGGTTGGGTGGACAGGTGGTCCTCTCCGATTATTATCAGCGCAAGGTGGGTGGTATTTTGCAGGCCACTGCTAAGCTGACCAATGAAGACTCTAGTGATCAAAACCTGCAATACCGTTTTGTTTGGTTTGATAACGAAGGCTTCCCGGTTGCTGAAGAGCAGCAGAGCTGGCAGCCGATCACCCTGCATGGAAACCAATCCATTGCGCTGAGAGCGACAGCTCCAACCACCTCGGTTGCCTCCTTTAAGGTCTCCGTTCGTGAAGTGAATGATTAA
- a CDS encoding COG3014 family protein yields the protein MIRSIGRQWRWLLLIPALLLGGCSMFHFSDLFVGYSQQMNPVRKAIDDNDLSKAQDEIPEQSMSSDSGILREMERARVSFMQGDWKQSRSEFNKVSDRLKWLDEQAKYRLSQGIAQTSSLVTNDQLIPYDVPAYEKALVHHYQALNYLFLGDQSGAMVEIRKADLIQSAILRKHNELLQDSINEAQKTADNWDYFESRYPTPTDGQSQYADAYIFYTSAVLYEASGDLNDAYVDYKHAYAVNPHNRVLQQDLLRVASLMGLRDDVNYYEKRFGFKPKLPPRGTGQLVLISEQGQVPMRQSFKLPLPISTSSGYGRLFTLAFPIYPKLEVSLPSVQLDVGDESLSGQPLNQLGPLAYGALKQQLPGLFVREVLRVTAKEQLRKVGAQKGEDVGNVIVNLYNYLSEQADTRSWTTLPAGSAIARISLKPGQHRVRLQVGGESHQVTLPIKSGQTTLLFVSSAGDYQMQHWTVISGET from the coding sequence ATGATCCGCTCGATAGGCAGACAGTGGCGTTGGCTACTGCTGATCCCAGCGCTGCTGCTCGGTGGCTGCTCAATGTTTCATTTTTCGGATCTGTTTGTGGGCTATAGCCAGCAGATGAATCCGGTGCGTAAGGCGATCGATGACAACGATCTGTCCAAGGCGCAAGATGAGATCCCGGAGCAGTCGATGAGCTCAGATAGCGGGATCCTGCGGGAGATGGAGCGTGCCCGGGTCTCTTTTATGCAGGGAGATTGGAAACAGAGCCGCAGTGAATTTAATAAGGTCAGTGATCGCCTGAAATGGCTGGATGAACAGGCAAAGTATCGCCTCAGCCAGGGCATTGCTCAGACCTCCTCACTGGTGACCAATGATCAGCTGATCCCCTATGATGTGCCCGCCTATGAGAAGGCACTGGTTCATCACTACCAGGCGTTAAACTACCTGTTTTTGGGGGATCAGTCCGGAGCCATGGTTGAGATCCGCAAGGCCGATCTGATCCAGAGCGCGATTTTGCGAAAGCATAATGAACTGCTGCAGGATTCGATCAATGAGGCGCAAAAAACCGCGGATAATTGGGACTATTTTGAATCCCGATACCCGACGCCGACCGATGGTCAGAGTCAGTATGCCGATGCTTACATCTTTTATACCTCGGCGGTCCTCTATGAGGCATCGGGGGATCTTAATGATGCCTATGTGGACTATAAACATGCCTATGCGGTGAACCCGCATAATCGGGTGCTGCAACAGGATCTGCTGCGGGTTGCCTCTTTGATGGGGCTGCGTGATGACGTCAACTACTATGAGAAGCGGTTTGGCTTCAAGCCCAAGCTGCCACCCAGGGGAACCGGGCAACTGGTGTTGATCTCTGAGCAGGGACAGGTGCCGATGCGCCAATCGTTTAAGCTGCCGCTCCCGATCAGCACCAGTAGCGGTTATGGAAGGCTGTTTACCCTGGCGTTTCCGATCTATCCTAAACTGGAAGTTTCTCTGCCATCGGTGCAACTTGATGTCGGAGATGAGAGCCTGAGCGGTCAGCCTCTCAATCAGTTGGGGCCTCTGGCTTATGGTGCCCTCAAGCAGCAGCTTCCCGGGCTGTTTGTTCGTGAGGTGTTGCGGGTAACCGCCAAGGAGCAGCTACGTAAGGTCGGGGCGCAAAAGGGAGAAGATGTAGGGAATGTGATCGTCAACCTGTATAATTACCTGTCTGAGCAGGCTGATACTCGCAGTTGGACGACGCTGCCAGCGGGTAGCGCTATTGCGCGCATCAGTCTAAAGCCGGGTCAACACAGGGTGAGGCTGCAGGTCGGGGGCGAGAGTCATCAGGTGACGCTACCGATCAAGTCCGGCCAGACCACCTTGCTGTTCGTCAGCTCGGCAGGTGACTATCAGATGCAGCACTGGACCGTTATATCAGGAGAAACATAA
- a CDS encoding HIT domain-containing protein: MVQETIFSKIIAKELPADIVYQDERVTAFRDIDPKAPTHILIIPNKIIPTVNDIEAEDEAVVGYLFSVARKLAKQEGIAENGYRLIINCNQHGGQEVFHLHLHLVGGQPLGPMLSSHG, from the coding sequence ATGGTACAGGAAACAATTTTCAGTAAGATCATCGCAAAAGAGCTTCCGGCAGACATCGTCTATCAGGATGAGCGGGTCACCGCATTTCGTGATATCGATCCCAAGGCTCCCACCCATATCCTGATCATTCCCAACAAGATTATCCCGACAGTCAATGATATCGAGGCTGAGGATGAGGCCGTGGTGGGGTATCTCTTTAGCGTTGCCCGTAAGCTGGCCAAGCAGGAGGGGATCGCTGAAAATGGTTATCGACTGATCATCAACTGTAACCAGCATGGGGGACAGGAGGTATTCCACCTTCATCTGCATCTGGTTGGTGGCCAGCCTCTGGGACCCATGCTCTCCAGCCATGGCTAA
- a CDS encoding 6-carboxytetrahydropterin synthase has translation MKLFVRDLTVIDCSLLCERRGMVGQSWLVDLEMGGDLNEMSMIFDFGRVKKTIKGLIDKEVDHRLLVPTRTGASRIELQDSGNFWVDFDSQPGSIHLNCPEQAYVFVDTDKIDAESLEQHLLNLVRQALPDNVQSVRLTLRQEKIEGASYHYSHGLKKHDGNCQRIAHGHRSAIEISVDGERDQALEQSWADRWQDIYLASEEDQVAADAVSFSAHGLAQLGNDHDCFRYRVSQGLFELALPKQGVELIDSDTTVELLADYIAHKLKPEVGDKVLEVRAFEGPGKGAIVVS, from the coding sequence ATGAAACTATTTGTCCGTGATCTGACGGTGATCGACTGCTCGCTCTTGTGTGAAAGGCGTGGCATGGTTGGCCAGAGCTGGCTGGTTGATCTTGAAATGGGTGGCGATCTCAATGAGATGAGCATGATCTTTGACTTCGGACGGGTCAAAAAAACGATCAAGGGGTTGATAGACAAAGAGGTCGATCACCGGCTGCTGGTCCCAACCCGGACCGGAGCATCACGGATAGAGCTTCAGGACAGCGGGAACTTTTGGGTTGATTTTGACTCTCAGCCCGGGAGTATTCATCTCAACTGCCCCGAGCAGGCATATGTGTTTGTCGATACCGACAAGATTGATGCTGAAAGCCTTGAGCAGCACTTGTTAAATTTGGTACGCCAGGCACTTCCTGATAATGTGCAATCGGTTCGGCTGACCCTTCGGCAAGAGAAGATTGAGGGAGCCAGCTACCATTACAGTCACGGCTTGAAAAAACATGATGGCAATTGCCAGCGGATCGCCCACGGCCATCGTTCGGCCATCGAGATCTCGGTGGACGGGGAGCGCGACCAGGCCCTGGAGCAAAGCTGGGCGGATCGTTGGCAGGATATCTATCTGGCCTCCGAGGAGGATCAGGTGGCAGCGGATGCCGTGAGTTTCAGTGCCCACGGGCTGGCACAACTGGGTAATGACCACGATTGTTTTCGCTATCGGGTCTCTCAGGGACTATTTGAGCTGGCCCTTCCCAAGCAGGGCGTGGAGCTGATTGATAGCGATACCACGGTTGAGCTGCTGGCAGACTATATAGCCCACAAGCTCAAGCCGGAGGTGGGAGATAAAGTTTTGGAGGTCAGAGCCTTTGAAGGGCCGGGGAAAGGCGCCATAGTGGTGAGCTAG
- a CDS encoding dihydroorotase codes for MSLLLLKNARLVNEGTTEVGDLLIKGERIEKIASSISADAGTRVIDLDGKLLMPGMIDDQVHFREPGLTHKGSIATESAAAIAGGTTSFMEMPNVSPQTTTIEALEEKYQRAQGKSLANFSFYLGATNDNLEQIKRLDPNQACGLKVFMGSSTGNMLVDNPQTLDEIFSHSPVLIATHCEDSPTISANEQAAREKYGEDVPFSEHPNIRSAEACYLSSSLAASLAHKHQARLHILHLTTAKELELLTPTQNISDLKTKLISAEVCVHHLFYCDADYERLGSLIKCNPAIKTQNDRDALRLAVREQLIDIIATDHAPHTWDEKQGSYFNAPSGLPLCQHSLQLLMELCHQGEMTQEMIAQKTSHAVAERYQLKDRGYLREGYYADLVAIDPTVQQTVDNSSLYYKCGWSPLSGQTLNSRIEMTLLNGDIAYHDGQLNPHIRGKRLEFDR; via the coding sequence ATGAGCCTTTTACTGCTAAAAAATGCCCGGCTGGTTAATGAAGGTACAACTGAAGTTGGTGATCTGCTGATCAAAGGAGAGCGCATCGAGAAGATAGCTTCTTCTATCAGCGCCGATGCCGGAACCCGGGTGATCGATCTCGATGGTAAGTTACTAATGCCAGGCATGATCGATGATCAGGTGCATTTTCGTGAGCCGGGCCTGACCCATAAGGGTAGTATAGCCACCGAGTCCGCAGCGGCCATCGCCGGTGGTACCACCAGCTTCATGGAGATGCCCAATGTCTCGCCACAGACCACCACTATAGAAGCGCTGGAGGAAAAATATCAGCGGGCTCAGGGAAAGAGTTTAGCCAACTTCTCTTTCTACCTGGGTGCGACCAACGACAACCTTGAACAGATCAAGCGCCTTGATCCCAATCAGGCGTGTGGCCTGAAGGTGTTCATGGGTTCATCTACCGGCAACATGCTGGTCGACAACCCCCAGACCCTGGATGAAATATTCAGCCATTCACCGGTTTTGATTGCCACCCACTGTGAAGACTCACCCACCATCAGCGCCAATGAGCAGGCCGCCCGGGAAAAATATGGAGAAGATGTCCCCTTCAGTGAGCATCCGAATATCCGAAGTGCCGAAGCCTGTTATCTCTCCTCCTCGCTTGCCGCCTCACTCGCTCATAAACATCAAGCCCGTCTCCACATACTGCACCTGACCACGGCCAAAGAGCTGGAGCTGCTGACTCCGACCCAAAACATCAGCGATCTGAAAACAAAGCTCATCAGTGCCGAGGTCTGTGTCCATCACCTGTTCTACTGTGATGCGGATTACGAGCGTCTCGGGAGCCTCATTAAGTGTAACCCGGCGATTAAGACCCAGAACGACCGGGATGCGCTGCGCCTTGCGGTCCGCGAGCAACTGATCGACATCATAGCCACCGATCACGCCCCCCATACCTGGGATGAAAAACAGGGTAGCTATTTCAATGCTCCCTCCGGACTCCCCCTGTGCCAACACTCGCTGCAACTGCTGATGGAGCTGTGCCATCAGGGAGAGATGACCCAGGAGATGATCGCCCAAAAGACCTCTCACGCAGTCGCTGAGCGTTACCAGCTCAAAGACCGCGGCTATCTGCGCGAAGGCTATTATGCGGATCTGGTCGCCATCGACCCGACAGTGCAACAAACCGTTGACAACAGCTCTCTGTATTACAAGTGCGGCTGGTCGCCGCTGTCGGGACAGACCCTGAACTCACGAATCGAGATGACGTTGCTCAACGGGGATATCGCCTACCACGATGGGCAGTTAAATCCGCATATTCGGGGTAAACGTCTGGAGTTTGACCGTTAA
- a CDS encoding single-stranded DNA-binding protein, which produces MKKTITIFGSLADTPKTGYSRSGQPIAQFKLVAHYETGQETISVLLTGKDVGLIDELEKGALLQIEGKMQQQWYRSSRGSIECMDRFIGHQALILEELFHWQTEHKREAFA; this is translated from the coding sequence ATGAAAAAGACAATAACCATCTTCGGCAGCCTGGCCGACACGCCAAAAACGGGATACTCGCGAAGCGGGCAGCCCATCGCCCAGTTCAAGCTCGTCGCCCATTACGAAACCGGCCAGGAAACCATCTCGGTTCTACTCACCGGTAAAGATGTCGGTCTGATTGATGAGCTTGAAAAAGGAGCCCTGCTGCAGATCGAAGGTAAGATGCAGCAGCAGTGGTATCGCAGCTCACGGGGAAGCATCGAGTGCATGGATCGCTTTATTGGTCATCAGGCCCTCATTCTCGAAGAGCTGTTTCACTGGCAGACCGAGCACAAGCGCGAAGCATTCGCCTGA
- the cyoA gene encoding cytochrome o ubiquinol oxidase subunit II, translated as MRLGKQRKTLGMLALCCTALLLSGCGTVLMDPKGAIGEEQKKLILTALGLMLIVVIPVIIMVFAFVWRYRGSNTKATYRPTWAHSNKIEAVVWGVPIIIILILATITWKTTHELDPYRPLDTGKKPLTIEVVSLDWKWLFIYPEQGIATVNQLAFPTDVPIAFKITSDTVMNAFFIPRLGGQIYAMAGMQTQLHLIANQPGTYDGISSSYSGAGFSGMKFTAIATPTQEAFDQWVKKVKQSPDTLKTTQAFNQLAAPSENNPVAYYSSVKPQLFQEIIAKYMGDMKQMKMDHKGSHKTMEMATLSHAGVKE; from the coding sequence ATGAGATTAGGGAAACAGAGGAAAACGCTAGGGATGCTGGCACTGTGTTGTACCGCTTTGCTATTGAGCGGCTGTGGCACTGTGCTGATGGATCCCAAAGGTGCCATTGGAGAAGAGCAGAAAAAATTGATCCTCACGGCTCTGGGGCTGATGCTGATCGTGGTCATCCCGGTGATCATCATGGTTTTTGCCTTTGTCTGGCGCTACCGCGGCAGCAATACCAAAGCCACTTACCGTCCCACCTGGGCACACTCCAATAAGATAGAAGCCGTGGTCTGGGGGGTGCCGATCATTATCATATTGATCCTGGCGACCATCACCTGGAAGACCACCCATGAGCTGGACCCATATCGTCCACTCGATACCGGCAAGAAGCCGCTGACCATAGAGGTGGTTTCCCTGGATTGGAAGTGGCTGTTTATCTATCCGGAGCAGGGAATCGCCACCGTCAATCAGCTGGCCTTCCCCACCGATGTGCCGATCGCCTTTAAGATCACCTCGGATACAGTGATGAATGCCTTCTTTATTCCAAGGCTCGGAGGGCAAATTTATGCCATGGCCGGGATGCAGACCCAGCTTCATCTCATCGCCAACCAGCCCGGAACCTACGATGGGATCTCCAGCAGCTACAGCGGAGCAGGTTTTTCCGGAATGAAGTTCACCGCCATCGCCACCCCAACCCAAGAGGCGTTTGATCAGTGGGTTAAGAAGGTGAAGCAATCACCCGATACCCTCAAAACCACCCAGGCATTTAATCAGCTGGCGGCCCCTTCAGAAAACAACCCGGTCGCCTACTACTCAAGTGTTAAGCCTCAACTCTTCCAGGAGATTATTGCCAAGTATATGGGCGATATGAAACAGATGAAGATGGATCACAAGGGCTCCCATAAAACCATGGAGATGGCAACGCTCTCTCATGCTGGCGTAAAGGAATAA
- the cyoB gene encoding cytochrome o ubiquinol oxidase subunit I, with the protein MFGKLTLDSIPYHEPIIMVTVSVVAVLGLALLGSITYFGKWKTLWFDWFTSIDHKKIGIMYVIVGLVMLVRGFADAIMMRSQQALASAGEAGFLPPHHYDQIFTAHGVIMIFFVAMPLVIGLMNIVVPLQIGARDVAFPFLNSLSFWFFVVGVILVNLSLGIGEFAKTGWLAYPPLSEKPYSPGVGVDYWIWSLQISGLGTLMTGVNFFATILKMRAPGMSLMKMPVFTWASLCTNVLIIIAFPILTVTIALLTLDRYLGFHFFTNDLGGNMMMYINLIWAWGHPEVYILVLPVFGIFSEVTATFSKKKLFGYTSLVWATIVITLLSFIVWLHHFFTMGSGANVNAFFGIATMIIAIPTGVKIFNWLFTMYRGRIEFKTPMLWTIGFMVTFTIGGMTGVLLAVPGANFVLHNSLFLIAHFHNVIIGGVVFGIFAGITYWFPKAFGFTLNEKWGVRAFWLWLVGFYVAFMPLYVLGFMGMTRRLSQDIDPRFHDWLMVAACGAFLIGCGVLCQVIQFYVSFRDREQNRDLTGDPWDGRTLEWATTSPPPFYNFAHTPEIHERDTFWEWKENGKAYKNPGDYKEIHMPKNTAAGVIIAGFSLVFGFAMIWDIWWLAILSAIGIAVTWIGKSFDEDVDYYVPVSQIEPLEAAHYEQLNKAGVIKHGN; encoded by the coding sequence ATGTTTGGAAAATTAACCCTGGATTCAATCCCATACCATGAGCCGATCATCATGGTCACGGTGAGCGTGGTCGCGGTTCTTGGTCTGGCTCTGCTCGGCTCCATTACCTATTTTGGTAAATGGAAGACGCTCTGGTTTGACTGGTTTACCAGTATCGATCATAAAAAAATCGGCATCATGTATGTCATTGTTGGGCTGGTCATGCTGGTGCGAGGCTTCGCCGATGCGATCATGATGCGCTCACAGCAGGCACTGGCCTCGGCCGGTGAGGCAGGCTTCCTGCCGCCGCACCACTATGATCAGATCTTCACCGCCCACGGTGTCATCATGATCTTCTTCGTGGCCATGCCGCTGGTGATTGGCCTGATGAATATTGTGGTGCCCCTGCAGATCGGGGCCCGTGATGTCGCCTTTCCCTTCCTCAATTCATTGAGCTTCTGGTTCTTTGTGGTCGGGGTGATCCTGGTCAACCTCTCCCTTGGTATCGGTGAGTTTGCCAAAACCGGCTGGCTGGCCTACCCTCCACTGTCGGAGAAACCTTACAGCCCCGGGGTCGGGGTCGATTACTGGATATGGAGCTTGCAGATATCCGGCCTCGGCACCCTGATGACCGGGGTGAACTTCTTTGCCACCATCCTCAAGATGCGTGCTCCCGGAATGTCGCTGATGAAGATGCCGGTCTTCACCTGGGCCTCCCTGTGTACCAATGTGCTGATCATCATCGCCTTCCCGATTTTGACGGTAACCATAGCCCTGCTCACCCTGGACCGTTATCTCGGCTTTCACTTCTTCACCAATGATCTCGGCGGCAACATGATGATGTATATCAACCTCATCTGGGCCTGGGGTCATCCGGAGGTGTATATCCTGGTACTGCCGGTGTTCGGGATCTTCTCTGAGGTCACCGCTACCTTCTCCAAGAAGAAGCTATTCGGTTACACCTCTTTGGTGTGGGCCACCATAGTGATCACCCTGCTCTCTTTCATCGTCTGGTTGCATCACTTCTTCACCATGGGCTCGGGAGCCAACGTCAACGCCTTCTTCGGAATAGCCACCATGATCATTGCGATCCCGACCGGGGTGAAGATCTTCAACTGGCTGTTCACCATGTATCGCGGACGGATTGAGTTTAAGACCCCCATGCTGTGGACCATCGGCTTCATGGTCACCTTTACCATAGGTGGCATGACAGGGGTTCTGCTGGCGGTACCGGGCGCAAACTTTGTGCTGCACAACAGTCTGTTCCTGATCGCCCACTTCCATAACGTCATCATCGGCGGGGTGGTGTTTGGGATCTTTGCCGGGATCACCTACTGGTTCCCCAAGGCCTTTGGCTTCACCCTCAATGAAAAATGGGGGGTTCGCGCCTTCTGGTTATGGCTGGTTGGTTTCTATGTGGCCTTCATGCCGCTCTATGTACTGGGCTTCATGGGGATGACCCGCCGCCTGAGTCAGGATATCGATCCCCGCTTCCATGACTGGCTGATGGTTGCCGCCTGCGGTGCATTTTTGATCGGCTGTGGGGTTCTGTGTCAGGTGATCCAGTTCTACGTGAGCTTCCGGGACCGCGAGCAAAACCGCGATCTCACCGGCGACCCATGGGACGGCCGCACCCTGGAGTGGGCTACCACTTCACCGCCCCCCTTCTATAACTTTGCTCACACCCCTGAGATCCACGAGCGGGATACCTTCTGGGAGTGGAAGGAAAACGGCAAGGCCTATAAGAATCCCGGCGATTACAAAGAGATCCATATGCCGAAGAACACCGCAGCCGGGGTGATCATCGCAGGATTCAGCCTGGTATTCGGCTTTGCGATGATCTGGGATATCTGGTGGCTGGCGATTCTCTCCGCCATCGGCATCGCCGTGACCTGGATCGGTAAGAGCTTTGATGAAGATGTGGACTACTATGTCCCGGTCTCACAAATTGAGCCACTGGAAGCAGCCCACTATGAGCAACTAAACAAAGCAGGTGTAATCAAGCATGGCAACTGA
- a CDS encoding cytochrome o ubiquinol oxidase subunit III, with protein sequence MATETMTNQPLSQELSQAHEHEGHHDTGETKVFGFWIYLMSDCILFACLFATYVVLSGGTAGGPSGKDIFELPFVLVETMLLLFSSITFGFAMLGMQKGSTKLVNSWLFITFLFGAGFISMELYEFHHLIAQGFGPERSGFLSGFFTLVGTHGLHVTIGLIWILLMMVQVKVKGLTGANKTRLMCLSLFWHFLDVIWICVFTVVYLLGVLS encoded by the coding sequence ATGGCAACTGAGACTATGACAAACCAGCCTCTGTCCCAAGAGCTGTCACAGGCCCACGAGCATGAGGGGCATCACGACACAGGAGAGACCAAAGTCTTTGGCTTTTGGATCTACCTGATGAGTGACTGCATCCTGTTTGCCTGCCTGTTCGCAACCTATGTGGTTTTATCGGGTGGCACCGCGGGGGGCCCCTCGGGAAAAGATATTTTTGAACTCCCCTTCGTATTGGTCGAAACCATGCTGCTGCTGTTTAGTAGTATCACCTTTGGTTTTGCGATGCTGGGGATGCAAAAAGGCAGCACCAAGCTGGTCAACAGCTGGCTGTTTATCACCTTTTTGTTCGGTGCAGGCTTCATCTCGATGGAGCTCTATGAGTTCCATCACTTGATCGCCCAGGGCTTTGGCCCTGAGCGTAGTGGTTTTCTGTCCGGGTTCTTCACCTTGGTAGGCACCCACGGACTGCATGTGACCATCGGCCTTATCTGGATCCTCTTGATGATGGTACAGGTCAAGGTCAAAGGGCTGACCGGGGCGAATAAAACTCGCCTGATGTGCCTGAGCCTGTTCTGGCACTTCCTGGATGTGATCTGGATCTGTGTCTTTACCGTTGTTTATCTGCTGGGGGTTCTGTCATGA
- a CDS encoding cytochrome o ubiquinol oxidase subunit IV — MKDSTTTIAGAGHSTLRGYLTGFILSIILTAIPFAMVMNGGASHQTIIITITACAIIQVLVHLVYFLHMNTSSEERWNLVALVFTLIVIAIVVVGSLWIMYNLNLNMMPT; from the coding sequence ATGAAAGACTCAACAACGACAATCGCCGGTGCCGGCCACAGTACCCTCAGGGGATATCTCACCGGGTTTATCCTGTCCATCATACTGACAGCGATCCCCTTTGCCATGGTGATGAATGGTGGGGCCTCCCACCAGACCATCATCATCACCATCACCGCCTGTGCCATCATTCAGGTGCTGGTCCACCTGGTGTACTTCCTGCACATGAATACCTCCTCGGAGGAGCGCTGGAACCTGGTGGCCCTGGTGTTTACCCTGATAGTGATCGCTATCGTGGTGGTTGGCTCCCTGTGGATCATGTACAACCTTAACCTGAATATGATGCCAACCTAG